acgaATATagactatacatttttttaactttatctgATGCGTTCCAAAAGAGGTAAGAGTATCTCCAAAATATCATGACCATTGACGTTTGTTTGTGTATATAACATTAATGTCATTTACTCTTCTTTGATTCTGCTTGTAACTCTTTGCTCTCATCCTCCATTTCTCCTCTCAAAATGAAAAGCTTTGACGCGGTGCATAATCCCTCTGCGGTGGAATCCGCTGACGCCAACGTCGACGATGATGGTCGGGAGAAGAGAACGGGGACGTTGATGACGGCGAGTGCGCACATAATCACGGCTGTGATAGGTTCCGGAGTGTTGTCGTTGGCTTGGGCTATAGCACAACTTGGTTGGGTGGCAGGAACATTGATTCTTGTAACTTTTGCCGTCGTCAATTACTACACATCCACTATGCTCGCCGATTGTTATAGATCGGACGCCGGAGCTCGCAACTATACGTACATGGACGTCGTTCGATCTTACCTTGGTACGTATTGTATGTCCTTTTTATTGTCAACGACTACGTCGGTATGTTTTAACCACGAAATATAAACACAATGGTATATTCCATTAGCTATGAAAGATCTAAGTCTATTATATCCTTAGAGTATGTGTACTATGATTTTGATGAAAGGATAATGAAGattattttaagtatatttATAGAACTACAGGTGGTAGGCAAACAGTTAGCTAAAAGCGTTTGGTTTTCTGTGTGagatttgttctttttattctGTTTCAGTTTGGTTTAGACCACcttaaatttgaataatgaaaATAGTTTTTTGATGTAAAAAACAACAGGTGGTAGGAAAGTGCAGTTATGTGGACTGGCACAATACGGGTGTCTCGTAGGGGTCACTATTGGTTACACCATCACTGCATCTATAAGTTTAGTGTAAGTTGTTTCACAACTTGTAACCTCCTTTGATTATAATTTTGTGATGGTGACTAACATGTTGTTTTGTGTTGCGTCGGTTAGAGCGATTTGGAAAGCAACTTGTTTTCATAAAAAAGGACATGGTGCGAAATGCTCCATCCCAAATTATCCATTCATGGTGGCCTTCGGGGTCGTGGAAATTTTTCTTAGTCAGCTTCCTAATTTTCACAAGCTCTCTTTTCTCTCCATTATCGCCGCCATTATGTCATTCTCTTATGCGTCTATCGGAATTGGTTTAGCCATTTCCGTTGTGGCAAGTATGTTTTTCTCTCCATATCTTGTGTTTTTGTCTACTTCTGTGTAACAGGCTCAAGCAATTTCAAAACACTAGGCAAATATCTTGATACATTCATTAATATAGGCATATGATAAGCATATGAATTTTCTAACTATTGGCGCATGAAATATAAGGTGGAAAGGTTGGTAAGACGAGTGTGACGGGCACGGTGGTTGGAGTGGACGTGACCGCATCTGACAAAATATGGAAGGCGTTTCAAGCAACTGGAGACATTGCATTTTCATACTCTTTTTCCACTATTCTCGTTGAGATTCAGGCAtgcattctttttcttttcctatAGATATTTTGGTGGTCATCATCAAAATAGTGATTCTAGCTAGCAATTTTTAACTGTtgctttttatttgatttttattagtatTATAGAAGAATGAATCTCATGTATCTTATTCTTTATCTTTTGTAGGATACATTGAGATCAAGCCCACCAGAAAACAAAGTCATGAAAAAAGCAACACTTGCCGGAGTCTCAACTACAACTGTTTTCTACATCTTATGTGGCTGCATGGGATATGCTGCATTTGGAAACCGAGCCCCCGGAGACTTCCTTACTGACTTTGGTTTTTATGAACCTTACTGGCTCATCAATTTTGCCAATGCTTGCATCGTCCTCCACCTAATTGCAGCCTATCAGGTGGGTCTCTGACCTAGTGCCTACTACAAACAACATTGAAGTTACATAATTCTCAAGatgaaaataaacatattgatgatgtttttaaaaatgggCAGGTGTTTGCACAACCAATTTTCCAACTTGTTGAGAACAAATGCAACAAAGCATGGCCAGAAAACAATTTCATCAACAAAGAACATTCGATAAACATACCATTCCTCGGAAAATGGCGCATCAACTTCTTCAGACTGGTGTGGAGGACAGCATATGTGATTTTGACAACATTTGTTGCAGTGATATTCCCCTTCTTCAACTCGATCTTGGGCCTTATCGGAGCAACAGCATTCTGGCCGCTAACAGTTTACTTCCCAGTGGAGATGCACATCTCGCAGAGAAAGGTTAAGAAGTATTCTATGAAATGGAATGCGTTGAAACTCCTTATATCggtttgtttgattgtttcgCTCCTAGCTGCAATAGGATCCATTGTCGGCTTGATAAATAGTGTCAAGGCATACAAGCCTTTCCATAGTTAAGATTAGTTATTTGTATCCTAAGCTATCTGAATTTTGTGGGAACTATTTCTTTCAATAAAAACAGTTTGTAGTGTTGGTGCATGTCTGTCTGTCTTAAAGAGTTAACGGCGTTGGCCCAAACGCTCGCTTGTCCGGTGCGGTTTCGTCCGCTTATTTAGAATATTACTAGTATACTATTATGTGATCAGAAAGGCTTACTTTTGAAGAATGTAGAAACAGATTTTCTTTGAAGTGTTCAAGGAAACATTCATATTATCAGTAtgtaattaatgttttttacaaaaatctcaATCATATATGGGAATTGAACTAATATTTTGTATTGTTCCCTTAAATAAAAGGTAAGAAGactaagagaaaaataaaaaaaattataaatgggAAGGAAAGCTTTTGTGAATAAATATATGTTGGTCAATTCAACAGTACGAAAGCcaaaaggagaaggagaaggagaaggagagtgTTCAAGGGAGAAACTAGATCACTCCTTTATCTCTATGGTGTAATTTGTCTGAGGTCTAATATTTGTATTTCACTTGTTGGTTAATGAAAAGTTCATGTTGAGCAAAAAAACAATGGGAGAAGGAGAGTGAAACCAAAGGATCAAAGTTCATGTCTTTTTATACTCGAACAAATTATAAGTGTTAAATACacttaaactaaaaattaatttgaattgTAGACCTGAATTATCAACCATTATGTTCGGCAAACTGACGTCATTTTATAATGGATAAAATCTTGAAAAAGTTGCAATAGCTGCAGATCGAACCATGGTCCCGACGATAACAATCAAATTTACATACTACTGTGCTACGACaaaatatattgtttgattattagatttaaaaaatatgtagacTTTGATATTCTAAGATAAGAATTATTTTTGCTTacacattttatttaattcaaatataGTTGCATCAgtaatttatgtatttaaaaaaatttagattgttatacatgtaataaaatagaaaatgatatttcataaattattcaatctaattttaaaatgacatttctCAACTAGTTAtctaaattcaaatatttaaaattaaagagTCTATATATAACAGTGATTACAATTTTTTCTTAAAGatcaaaacttaaattttaaaataaacactataaataaatctaaataaaattatataaaaattaaaatacatagaTTTACTTTAAGCTTTATAAATTAGAATTACATCTATAAtctatgtattttaagttttatataattttatttaaatttgtgtaaattttttattttaaaagttaagttttgacttttaagaaaaaaaatgaatcactattaaataaaatttgtaaataaaaatatttttttatcttagaaTATACAGATGACAgtctatatatgttttaaatctaataagaaaacaataaaattgtTGTAGCACAAAGGTACATAAGTATGCATGAAATCTTTGGGCCAAGGTTTGATTCGCTGCAAGCACATTTTTTTCAAGATTTCTTTCATTATAAAATGACGTTGTTTTGTCTAACATAACAGTTGACTAACGCGGTGTTAGTCAAGGTAAGTTTTATGTTTCACGTTTGAAACTTTAGTTCTACAATTTAAAACAACTTTTGGATGTCAGCTAACTCTATTGCGGCCCAACCCAATGATCCATTTGTATCACAAACTTTACATTTTGATCATAAGTTATAAGCAAAATATCAAATTACTCAGTAAAACTACTTTTGTAATATTCGAATACAAAATcaataaatgaatttttaaataatatattaacttattatttcaaaaaacatattaacttatttattaattatatatagattggAAGCTTTAATTTATTGAAtctaacatttttataaaatatttatgaaatataaaattataaaaattaaaatgatataaaacaattaatatagTT
The genomic region above belongs to Brassica napus cultivar Da-Ae unplaced genomic scaffold, Da-Ae ScsIHWf_1262;HRSCAF=1800, whole genome shotgun sequence and contains:
- the LOC125596667 gene encoding amino acid permease 8-like, producing MKSFDAVHNPSAVESADANVDDDGREKRTGTLMTASAHIITAVIGSGVLSLAWAIAQLGWVAGTLILVTFAVVNYYTSTMLADCYRSDAGARNYTYMDVVRSYLGGRKVQLCGLAQYGCLVGVTIGYTITASISLVAIWKATCFHKKGHGAKCSIPNYPFMVAFGVVEIFLSQLPNFHKLSFLSIIAAIMSFSYASIGIGLAISVVASGKVGKTSVTGTVVGVDVTASDKIWKAFQATGDIAFSYSFSTILVEIQDTLRSSPPENKVMKKATLAGVSTTTVFYILCGCMGYAAFGNRAPGDFLTDFGFYEPYWLINFANACIVLHLIAAYQVFAQPIFQLVENKCNKAWPENNFINKEHSINIPFLGKWRINFFRLVWRTAYVILTTFVAVIFPFFNSILGLIGATAFWPLTVYFPVEMHISQRKVKKYSMKWNALKLLISVCLIVSLLAAIGSIVGLINSVKAYKPFHS